GCGGGCGCTCCCTGCTCAACCGCCAAACAGCCAGGCGCTAGACTGCGCGGCGTGTCCCCGCGTTCCCCGCTTCGCCTGCCGAGCCGACCTGCCAAGTCTCCTCCCGATTCCGCAGCAGCGCGGCCCGTCCGGCAGTCCCTGGGCCGCGCCTGGGGCCGCCCACTGGCTGCGCCGCTGACCCGCACCGTTCGCAGCCGCATCGAGACCGGGCGACTGGTGCTCTACAGCCTGGTGGCGGGCGGACTGGTGGGGGTGCTGGGCACGCTGCTGCGGCTGGTGCTGGGGCTGGTGCTCGACTGGGGCGCGCGAATGGTCGGCTACAGCCCGCCCGGTACTCCCGGCGAGGGCGGCCTGCTGATGGCCTTCGGAGACGCCGCGCCCTACGGTCTGCTGGCCCTGCCACTGGTGGCGGTGCTGGCCGCCTGGCTGACCCGCCACAGTCCCTCGGACCCGCTCTCGGAAGCGGTGAGCGCCTACCACCGCCGGGGCGGCACCCGGCTGAGTACCCAGCTGCGGCTGCTGGGGGCCAATCTGCTCGGCTACGGGGTGGGCCTGCCGGTGGGCCGCGACGCCAGCTTCACAGCGCTGGGCGGCTTCTCGGCCCGGCTGCTGGCCCGCTTTGGCCGCCTCAGCGTGGCCGAGGACCGAACCCTGACCCTGGCGAGCGTGGCCGCCGCACTGGGGCTGGTGCTGCACGCGCCACTGGCCGCCGCCGTGCTGATGGCCGAAGTGCTCTACAGGCGCTTCGAGTTCGAGTTCGAGGTGCTGATGCCCTGCGTGCTGGCGGCGGTCAGCGCCTACGCAGTCTACGGCCTGACCTTCGGCGCGGCCCCGCTGTTCGACGTGCCCAGCTTGCAGGCTCCCAGCGCTTTGCAACTGCCACTCTACGGCCTGATCGCGCTGGCGACGACGCTGGTGGCCTGGGTGGGGGTGTGGCTCTCGCGCCTGTGGCCCTCGGCGTGGCTGAGCGGCGGGGCGCGCCTGGTCTGGGCCGGGCTGTTCGGGCTGGCGGTGGCCGCCGCCGCGCTGTACCTGACTCCGGCAGTGCTGGGCGGCGGGGCAGGCTGGGCACAACTCTCGCTGTCGGGCTTTCTGGGCAATGAAGCGCTGGGCTATGGCGGCTGGAAATGGGTGCTGCTGGCGCTCGGCGTGCGGCTGGGCTTCGGGGGCGGGGTACTGCCGTCTATCGCCACTGGAGCACTGATCGGAGTGGGGCTGAACACCACTCTTCCCACCCTGCTCGACCCGGCGG
This portion of the Deinococcus rubellus genome encodes:
- a CDS encoding chloride channel protein, which produces MSPRSPLRLPSRPAKSPPDSAAARPVRQSLGRAWGRPLAAPLTRTVRSRIETGRLVLYSLVAGGLVGVLGTLLRLVLGLVLDWGARMVGYSPPGTPGEGGLLMAFGDAAPYGLLALPLVAVLAAWLTRHSPSDPLSEAVSAYHRRGGTRLSTQLRLLGANLLGYGVGLPVGRDASFTALGGFSARLLARFGRLSVAEDRTLTLASVAAALGLVLHAPLAAAVLMAEVLYRRFEFEFEVLMPCVLAAVSAYAVYGLTFGAAPLFDVPSLQAPSALQLPLYGLIALATTLVAWVGVWLSRLWPSAWLSGGARLVWAGLFGLAVAAAALYLTPAVLGGGAGWAQLSLSGFLGNEALGYGGWKWVLLALGVRLGFGGGVLPSIATGALIGVGLNTTLPTLLDPAVCALVGASAYLTVTLNIPLAATLLAATWGGDALLPAALISSGLAHALSGQFGYVDGQLKDRRTAEMQLITPTTTILSAAPPESSEEALYRVAAPPSWLGARINVLSLPAGAQVVGLERGEAILSATPDLKLEENDVLDIVATDAAFGKLRELLNLG